The proteins below come from a single Dasypus novemcinctus isolate mDasNov1 chromosome 22, mDasNov1.1.hap2, whole genome shotgun sequence genomic window:
- the LOC101446287 gene encoding olfactory receptor 12D3-like, whose amino-acid sequence MEYVTAVNEFLLLGQTNVQELQPLSVVFSIIYWVDLFGNGAIFVIVILEPKLHSPMYFFLGNLSSLDIEYSSVTLPKALFNLLSTCKAISFIGCITQLHFFHFLGGTEAILLAFLGFDHFMAICYPLRYSNIMNSQVCALLAAVAWLTSFLYVQIHSVMTACLNFCGSQKFNHIFCDVKPLLEMAYHDTLLNQQLLSIVMGSIAMRTFLLTLLSYVYAIGFLLLKSQSCSVLHKALSTCASHFVVVGLFYGPVGFTYIHLASASSVTQDHVVAITYGTVTPVLNPLIYTLRNKAVMLALRRTFMRRCLSKDC is encoded by the coding sequence ATGGAGTACGTCACAGCAGTGAATGAGTTTCTTTTACTTGGCCAGACCAATGTTCAGGAGCTGCAGCCCCTCTCTGTGGTTTTCTCCATCATTTACTGGGTTGACTTGTTTGGAAATGGAGCTATATTTGTGATTGTTATCTTGGAGCCAAAGCTCCActcccctatgtatttttttctgggcaATCTTTCTTCCCTGGATATTGAGTATTCTTCAGTGACCCTGCCCAAGGCACTCTTTAACCTCCTCTCGACATGCAAGGCCATATCTTTCATTGGCTGCATCACTCAGCTGCACTTCTTCCACTTCCTGGGTGGCACTGAGGCCATCTTGCTGGCCTTCCTGGGCTTTGACCATTTTATGGCCATCTGCTACCCACTCCGCTATAGCAACATCATGAACTCCCAGGTATGTGCTCTGCTGGCAGCTGTAGCCTGGCTCACCAGCTTCCTTTATGTTCAGATACATTCAGTCATGACTGCCTGCCTGAACTTCTGTGGCTCTCAGAAATTCAACCACATCTTCTGTGATGTCAAGCCCCTCTTGGAAATGGCCTATCATGACACACTGCTCAatcaacagcttctttccattGTCATGGGCAGCATAGCCATGAGAACTTTCCTTCTGACCCTCCTCTCCTATGTTTATGCTATTGGCTTCCTTCTTCTTAAAAGCCAGTCCTGCAGTGTGCTCCACAAAGCTCTGTCTACCTGTGCCTCCCACTTCGTGGTGGTTGGCCTCTTCTATGGGCCTGTGGGCTTCACCTACATTCATCTTGCTTCAGCCTCCTCTGTGACTCAGGACCATGTGGTGGCCATCACCTACGGTACAGTCACCCCAGTACTGAATCCCCTGATATACACCCTCAGGAATAAAGCAGTGATGTTGGCTCTGAGGAGAACCTTCATGAGGAGGTGTTTGTCTAAAGACTGCTAG